One segment of Meriones unguiculatus strain TT.TT164.6M chromosome 3, Bangor_MerUng_6.1, whole genome shotgun sequence DNA contains the following:
- the Pitx1 gene encoding pituitary homeobox 1 produces MDAFKGGMSLERLPEGLRPPPPPPHDMGPSFHLARAPDPREPLENSASESSDTDLPDKERGGEAKGPEDGGAGGAGCGGAEDPAKKKKQRRQRTHFTSQQLQELEATFQRNRYPDMSMREEIAVWTNLTEPRVRVWFKNRRAKWRKRERNQQLDLCKGGYVPQFGGLVQPYEDVYAAGYSYNNWAAKSLAPAPLSAKSFPFFNSMSPLSSQSMFSAPSSISSMTMPSSMGPGAVPGMPNSGLNNINNLTGSSLNSAMSPGACPYGTPASPYSVYRDTCNSSLASLRLKSKQHSSFGYGGLQGPASGLNACQYNS; encoded by the exons ATGGACGCCTTCAAGGGAGGCATGAGCCTGGAGAGGCTGCCGGAGGGGCTGCGGCCACCTCCCCCGCCGCCGCACGACATGGGGCCCAGCTTCCACCTGGCCCGCGCCCCCGACCCCCGCGAGCCGCTGGAGAACTCCGCCAGCGAGTCCTCCGACACGGATCTGCCAG ACAAGGAGCGCGGCGGGGAAGCCAAGGGGCCCGAGGACGGTGGCGCGGGCGGCGCGGGCTGCGGTGGCGCCGAGGACCCGgccaagaagaagaagcagcGGCGGCAACGCACCCACTTCACCAGCCAGCAGTTGCAGGAGCTGGAGGCCACGTTCCAGAGGAACCGCTACCCCGACATGAGCATGAGAGAGGAGATCGCGGTGTGGACCAACCTCACGGAGCCGCGAGTGCGG GTCTGGTTCAAGAACCGGCGAGCCAAGTGGCGCAAGCGGGAGCGGAACCAGCAGTTGGACCTGTGCAAGGGCGGCTACGTGCCGCAGTTCGGCGGCCTGGTGCAGCCTTACGAGGACGTTTACGCGGCCGGCTACTCCTACAACAACTGGGCGGCCAAGAGCTTGGCGCCGGCGCCGCTGTCCGCCAAGAGCTTCCCCTTCTTCAACTCCATGAGCCCGCTGTCCTCCCAGTCCATGTTCTCGGCCCCCAGCTCCATCTCCTCCATGACCATGCCGTCCAGCATGGGCCCGGGCGCCGTGCCCGGCATGCCCAACTCGGGCCTCAACAACATCAACAACCTCACCGGCTCCTCGCTCAACTCGGCCATGTCACCGGGCGCCTGCCCCTACGGCACCCCCGCCTCGCCCTACAGCGTCTACCGGGACACGTGCAACTCGAGCCTGGCCAGCCTGCGGCTCAAGTCCAAGCAGCACTCGTCCTTCGGCTACGGCGGCCTGCAGGGCCCGGCCTCGGGCCTCAACGCCTGCCAGTACAACAGCTGA